From the Aquila chrysaetos chrysaetos unplaced genomic scaffold, bAquChr1.4, whole genome shotgun sequence genome, the window GGTCCCCCCTGgtagggggtggggggggtcccagggttCTCCCCAGCGGGGAATGGGGGGCTCCTGGGGACCCGGTACCTGATGGGCAAGTCCTCCAGCCGCACAGCGTGGTCCATGAAGTACCCTGGAGTAGAggaatggggctggggggggggcagcagggctccCAGAACCCCCCGCCCCAGACACACAGACCCTATTTTTCCCAGGTTTCGCCCCATTTTTCCTCACCTGCGATCCCCACCTCGGAGGTGCCGGCCAGGCAGAGGTCCTCAAAGCGGGAGGGATCAATGTTGTAGACGGGCGAGGGGGTGGCGTTGGGCTGCATGCCACAGCCCTCCTGCAAGGGGGGGACACGAGGGTGTCaccaggggtgggggggggggggtcacagggCTGCCACGGGGAGGGGACGGACGTGGGGTCAGACATGGCACTCACAAAAACGGCGCCTCGCAGCAGGTCGGGGACAGTCATGGGCAGGAAGCCCTGGGGAGaaaggggtgtggggggggggttccctCCCCCAGACCCTCCCGGGcaccccccaggacccccccccacgTACCTTAAGCAGCAGCTTGTCCATGGCGAAGCGCACGAGCGCGTGCTGCAGCAGCGCGCCGGCCCCGCACAGGTAGTAGGAGCGGTGCCCCGAGATGTGTGACAGGCGCCTGCGTCccgtggagggggggggggggggaacacgaCGGGATGGGGACACGCACACGACACGCATGTCACCAGGGACACGTGTGACACCCGGGTGTCCCCGCCccggcacccatgggtgctcacCGCTGGCGGATGATGTCCAGTCCTTCGCCCAGCTCCAGGTGTCCCTTCGGCTTGAAGTCAAACACTGCGGGGACGGAAGCCTGGGGGAGCCTTCCTCGCCTCCAgcgccctcctcttcctcccccaagCCTTCCTCACCCCAGGGAGCCTCCTCTGCCCCCTCAAGCCTTCCTCACCCCAGGGatgctcctcttcctcaccccaGGGACCCTCCTCTTCCACCCCTAGAGCCTTCCTCCTCGCTCACACCAGAACTCCGCATCCCTTGGAGGAAccgtcctcctcctcaccccttCTTTGAGCCTCTCTCAGCCCCAGGGGACcctccttgcccccccccccccaaatcaccgcagggaaactgaggcacgccCCCACTCTGTGCCATCGTACCTGGCTTCTCTCCCACCACCTCCAGCACGCGGGCTTGGCTCTCATCCCCGACCGGCTGCGGGAAGAGCAGGTGTCAGGGGGTGCGGGGGGATGcagtgacaccccccccccaccaccaccccggtGctgtcatcccccccccccagcttaCCGCCTCGGGGTGCGTGCGGttggggagctgcagggccTTGAGGTAGAAGCGCTCGTCCAGGGCGGCCTCCTCGGCCACCAGCGCTTGCAGCTGCAGCCGGACCTGGCGGCCGCGGGCCCGCAGCGCCGCGTACACAGGGAGCTGCGGGGACACGGGGctgggggcgcggggggggggatgacgaccccccccacacaccccccccagcacctcctgccctggagtggggacacccccccccccccccccactttggGGTCCCTACCGCCTCCATCGTCTCCTTGTCGTGGGCTGCCTGTGGGAGGAGAACGGGTGGGACACGGGTGgggggacccgggggggggggtgtcctcgggtggggggtgcagggtggtgggggggtCTCACCATCAGGGCCCGCACGCCCTGGGCCACCCGGCCCTTCTCGGCTTCCAGGCGGGCGATGGTGGCCCGCACCTCCCCCAGGCGGGACCAGGTCTGCacctgggggcggggggagtggGCGGGGCTGCCTAgggccccgcccctcccgcgTACAGACCCCGCCCCATCAGCAGGCACAGcctttcccccagccctgcttaTTTTTACTTGgccccaccccttcccctcaAGCCCCTCCCTAGGGCAGGCACACCCCACCTACTGCAAAGCCCCGCCCCCGACCTTAGACAGACCCCGCCCACCCCTGCCTGGACCCCGCCCCATCCCACAGACAGACACGCCCCCTCTCTGCAGGCCCCACCCCCACATCTCTTCCCAGACACCACCCACCCCGAGGCTCCGCCCCTCCAGCTCGGGCACGCCCTGCCCCCATGCCCTGCTCCCGCCCACCCCAGCCGGGCCCCGCCCCTCTCCCGCCGTCTCCGCCTGCCCTAGCCAGGCCCTGCCCCCTCCCACTGCCCCCGCCCACCCCGCCCCCTCATGGCGTTCCCGCCCACCGCAGCCAGGCCCCGCCTCTCCCCCACCTCCGGACCCGCCGTCCCCACCCACCCCCGCCAggccccgcccgccccagcCAGGCCCCGGCTCTCTCCCCGCCTCTGGACCCGCTGTCCCCGCCCACCCCTGCCGGGCCCCGCCCCCACTAGGCCCCACCCCCTCACGGCGTCCCCGCCCACCCCAGCCAGGCCTCGCCTCTCTCCCGCCCCCGGACCCGCCGTCCCCGCCCACCCCCGCCAGGCCCCGCGCGCCCCCgccaggccccgccccctccgatccccagccctgccatccCCGCCCACCCCAGCCAGGCCCCGCCTCTCTCCCGCCTCCAGACCTGCCGTCCCCACCCACCCCCGCCAGGCCCCGCCCCCACTAGGCCCCACCCCCTCACGGCGTCCCCGCCCACCCCAGCCAGGCCCCGCGCGCCCCAGCCAggccccgcccgccccagccaggccccgccccctccgagccccagccctgccatccctgcccaccccagcgAGGCCCCGCCTCTCTCCCGCCCCCGGACCCGCCGTCCCCGCCCACCCCCGCCAGGCCCCGCCCCTCTCCGatccccagccctgccatccccgcccgccccagccaggccccgcccctccagccccacaaggccccgcctcccccgccccgccgagGCCCCGCCCCGCTCACGATCTCGCGGAGGTCGCCCCCCCGcagcggcccccgccgccgctccagctcctgctcgcTCAGCGCCGACACCTCCAGCTGCGGCCGCGCGCTCAGGCCCTCGCGCACGTGCTCGTACAGGCGGCTCCGCCCAGGCCCggtcccgccgcccgccccgcgccacccccgcggcgccgccgccgccgcccgccgcgccgccgccaaCGTCCtgggcgccgccatcttggaCGCCGGCGCGGGTCCGGCGAACGTCACGTGGCGGAAGGGGCGGAGTCGCCGGCCGGTCACGCCCCCCGAGCGCTCTGGCCACGCCCTCCGTCCCGCCTCCTACCCCCAGCGCCCCACCCAGTGTCCCCGCGTACCCCCA encodes:
- the SARS2 gene encoding serine--tRNA ligase, mitochondrial isoform X1; translated protein: MAAPRTLAAARRAAAAAPRGWRGAGGGTGPGRSRLYEHVREGLSARPQLEVSALSEQELERRRGPLRGGDLREIVQTWSRLGEVRATIARLEAEKGRVAQGVRALMAAHDKETMEALPVYAALRARGRQVRLQLQALVAEEAALDERFYLKALQLPNRTHPEAPVGDESQARVLEVVGEKPVFDFKPKGHLELGEGLDIIRQRRLSHISGHRSYYLCGAGALLQHALVRFAMDKLLLKGFLPMTVPDLLRGAVFEGCGMQPNATPSPVYNIDPSRFEDLCLAGTSEVGIAGYFMDHAVRLEDLPIRVVCSSTCYRTETDTGREPWGLYRVHQFTKVEMFGVTAAESGDESEALLAEFLALQKEIFSELGLHYRVLDMPTQELGLPAYRKFDIEAWMPGRGKYGEISSTSNCTDYQSRRLNIMYSDGAGQLRHAHTVNGTACAISRMLIALLECNQLRDGRVRVPPALQPLVGQAVLTRPTAPLLRYIGPNQPRGGREVP
- the SARS2 gene encoding serine--tRNA ligase, mitochondrial isoform X2, coding for MAAPRTLAAGPGRSRLYEHVREGLSARPQLEVSALSEQELERRRGPLRGGDLREIVQTWSRLGEVRATIARLEAEKGRVAQGVRALMAAHDKETMEALPVYAALRARGRQVRLQLQALVAEEAALDERFYLKALQLPNRTHPEAPVGDESQARVLEVVGEKPVFDFKPKGHLELGEGLDIIRQRRLSHISGHRSYYLCGAGALLQHALVRFAMDKLLLKGFLPMTVPDLLRGAVFEGCGMQPNATPSPVYNIDPSRFEDLCLAGTSEVGIAGYFMDHAVRLEDLPIRVVCSSTCYRTETDTGREPWGLYRVHQFTKVEMFGVTAAESGDESEALLAEFLALQKEIFSELGLHYRVLDMPTQELGLPAYRKFDIEAWMPGRGKYGEISSTSNCTDYQSRRLNIMYSDGAGQLRHAHTVNGTACAISRMLIALLECNQLRDGRVRVPPALQPLVGQAVLTRPTAPLLRYIGPNQPRGGREVP